One part of the Pandoraea faecigallinarum genome encodes these proteins:
- a CDS encoding (2Fe-2S)-binding protein gives MSRSSQFPIQAPRAPARSARHAQLTRLAETSRAPVTFYLDGEPVQALAGDTLLTAILTHQRHVRFSEFSGTPRAGFCLIGACQDCWVRCETVSDGHGERQLTRLRACSTIVQPGMRIVTLATDAIDAIDAIDATHIALAPGGSHD, from the coding sequence ATGTCCCGTTCTTCCCAATTTCCGATTCAGGCCCCGCGCGCGCCTGCCCGGTCCGCCCGTCATGCGCAACTGACGCGTCTGGCCGAAACGTCGCGCGCACCCGTCACGTTCTATCTCGACGGCGAGCCGGTGCAGGCCCTTGCCGGCGACACCTTGCTCACGGCAATCCTCACGCATCAGCGCCATGTGCGGTTCAGCGAGTTCAGCGGCACGCCTCGCGCGGGCTTTTGCCTGATTGGCGCGTGTCAGGATTGCTGGGTGCGGTGCGAGACAGTGTCAGACGGTCACGGCGAGAGGCAGTTGACGCGCTTGCGTGCCTGCTCGACGATTGTCCAGCCGGGCATGCGCATCGTCACGCTTGCCACCGATGCCATCGATGCCATCGATGCCATCGATGCCACCCATATCGCACTCGCGCCTGGAGGCTCGCATGATTGA
- a CDS encoding ABC transporter permease, with translation MRKNSPLALAFHALVILFVLAPMIIVVLVAFTPEQTLSLPTRGISLRWFRAILDYPDFVASFFTSLKLAFISATLSLALALPAALAIGRSRFPGRNFLNGLLLSPLVIPGLVLGIALLRFFAMLGVTGSFGALVFAHMIVVTPFIMRLVLASISGLDRSVENAAASLGAGSWTTFRRVTMPMILPGITGGWLLAFINSFDELTMSVFLTAPQTVTLPVRMYMYATESIDPMMASVSALVIAVTLGAMLLLDRIYGLNRILIGQH, from the coding sequence ATGCGTAAAAACAGTCCTCTGGCGCTCGCGTTTCATGCGCTCGTCATTCTCTTTGTGCTCGCCCCGATGATTATCGTGGTGCTGGTCGCGTTCACGCCGGAGCAGACACTCTCGCTGCCCACGCGAGGCATTTCGCTGCGCTGGTTCCGCGCGATTCTCGACTATCCCGATTTCGTCGCGTCGTTCTTCACCAGTCTGAAGCTCGCGTTCATCTCGGCCACGCTCTCGCTCGCGCTGGCATTGCCCGCCGCACTGGCCATCGGCCGCTCGCGCTTTCCGGGACGCAACTTTCTCAACGGTCTGCTGCTCTCGCCACTGGTGATTCCGGGGCTGGTGCTCGGTATCGCGCTGCTTCGCTTCTTTGCGATGCTGGGCGTGACCGGCTCGTTCGGCGCACTCGTCTTCGCGCATATGATCGTCGTGACGCCGTTCATCATGCGTCTCGTGCTCGCGTCGATCAGCGGGCTGGACCGCAGCGTCGAAAACGCCGCGGCCTCGCTCGGTGCCGGGTCGTGGACCACCTTTCGCCGCGTGACCATGCCGATGATTCTGCCCGGCATTACCGGCGGCTGGCTGCTTGCGTTCATCAACAGCTTCGACGAGTTGACGATGTCGGTCTTCCTGACGGCGCCGCAGACCGTGACGCTACCGGTGCGCATGTACATGTACGCGACCGAATCGATCGATCCCATGATGGCGTCCGTCTCGGCGCTCGTGATCGCCGTGACGCTCGGCGCGATGCTGCTGCTCGACCGCATCTACGGCCTGAACCGCATTCTGATCGGTCAGCACTGA
- a CDS encoding IclR family transcriptional regulator — protein MSTSDSLSRAATKDVSPSESAGAGILQRTFAVIRALGVAKPGGERVTHIAKAVGLSQATVHRILHALIAEQVVEQDETSKLYRLSIDFFAMAAQAGNPSGMRTLCRPSLLRLCASLGDTIFLLVRSSFDAVCLDMCEGPFPIRSFTGDIGGRVALGVGQGSLAILAFLPEAEREEIIRFNVPRLRGYGVLDEVYLRTEIERVRQLGYAGSNSGVLDGMAGVAVPVFDRTGHAVAALSVGTLAARLSQDRLPMVVELLRRQAEVIGPQTNPFDVAMRRPMHGLTRALTTEPLA, from the coding sequence ATGAGCACCTCCGATTCATTAAGCCGCGCCGCAACGAAGGACGTGTCGCCGTCGGAATCCGCCGGCGCGGGCATTCTGCAACGCACTTTTGCCGTGATTCGCGCGCTGGGTGTCGCCAAACCCGGAGGCGAGCGCGTCACGCATATCGCCAAGGCCGTCGGCCTGAGTCAGGCGACGGTGCACCGGATCCTTCATGCGCTCATCGCCGAGCAGGTCGTGGAACAGGACGAGACGTCGAAGCTGTACCGGCTGAGCATCGATTTCTTCGCGATGGCCGCCCAGGCGGGTAATCCCAGCGGCATGCGCACGCTGTGCCGCCCCTCGTTGCTGCGCCTTTGCGCGAGTCTGGGCGACACGATCTTCCTGCTCGTGCGCAGCAGCTTCGACGCTGTCTGCCTCGACATGTGCGAAGGTCCCTTCCCCATTCGCTCGTTCACCGGCGATATCGGCGGGCGCGTGGCGCTGGGCGTCGGTCAGGGCAGTCTGGCAATCCTCGCGTTCCTGCCGGAGGCCGAGCGCGAGGAGATCATTCGCTTCAATGTGCCGCGCCTGCGCGGTTACGGGGTGCTCGACGAAGTCTATCTGCGCACCGAGATCGAGCGGGTACGCCAGTTGGGCTATGCAGGCAGTAACAGCGGCGTGCTCGACGGCATGGCCGGTGTGGCCGTGCCGGTGTTCGATCGCACCGGCCACGCGGTCGCTGCGTTGAGCGTGGGCACACTGGCCGCGCGGCTGTCGCAGGACCGTCTGCCGATGGTGGTGGAGTTGCTCAGACGTCAGGCCGAAGTCATCGGCCCGCAGACCAATCCGTTCGATGTGGCGATGCGCCGCCCCATGCACGGACTCACACGGGCGCTGACGACCGAACCGCTGGCCTGA
- a CDS encoding YoaK family protein, translating to MPINYLRGFTQPMRTDAANRRLGCSLAFVAGAANAGGFLAVGQYTSHMSGIVASLSDNLVLGQLVLVFAGLSALLAFLFGAATSAVLIHWGRRHHTHSEYAAPLMFEAILLLTFGMMGANLEGQRWFYVPATVGLLCYVMGLQNAIVTKISRAEIRTTHVTGLVTDIGIELGKMGYWNRPGVAQELPRVAGDRQKLRLLCALLGMFFLGGLTGALGFKYLGFVSTIPLAVVLIMLAIVPLLDDISHNARHSRHSRNSRHPH from the coding sequence ATGCCGATCAACTATTTACGCGGTTTCACCCAGCCGATGCGTACGGACGCCGCGAACCGTCGTCTGGGCTGCTCGCTCGCTTTCGTGGCGGGCGCGGCCAACGCCGGCGGCTTCCTCGCCGTTGGACAGTACACGTCGCACATGTCGGGCATCGTGGCGTCGCTCTCCGACAATCTGGTGCTCGGGCAACTGGTGCTGGTGTTCGCCGGGCTGAGTGCCTTGCTGGCGTTCCTGTTCGGGGCCGCCACGTCGGCCGTGCTGATCCATTGGGGACGACGCCACCATACGCACAGCGAATACGCGGCGCCGCTCATGTTCGAGGCGATACTCCTGCTGACCTTCGGCATGATGGGCGCCAATCTGGAAGGGCAGCGCTGGTTCTACGTGCCCGCCACCGTCGGATTGCTGTGCTATGTGATGGGGCTGCAAAACGCGATCGTCACCAAGATTTCGCGCGCGGAGATCCGTACTACACACGTGACCGGGCTGGTCACGGACATTGGCATCGAACTGGGCAAGATGGGCTACTGGAACCGGCCCGGCGTCGCGCAGGAATTACCGCGCGTGGCAGGCGACCGGCAGAAGCTGCGTCTGCTCTGTGCCTTGCTGGGCATGTTCTTTCTTGGCGGACTGACAGGCGCGCTCGGATTCAAGTATCTGGGCTTCGTCTCGACGATTCCGCTCGCCGTCGTGCTCATCATGCTCGCCATCGTGCCGTTGCTCGACGATATTTCGCACAACGCCCGGCATTCACGTCACTCACGCAATTCGAGGCATCCCCACTAA
- a CDS encoding ABC transporter ATP-binding protein, with translation MSFLTLTDVSKTFGELNAVSNVNLSVEKGEFVSLLGPSGCGKTTTLQMIAGFVEATTGRITLDGRDITNMRPNKRGLGIVFQSYALFPHMTVADNVGFGLEMRGVDKAERQDRIREALALVRLDALGHRYPRELSGGQRQRVAIARAVVIAPPVLLLDEPMSNLDAKLREDMQFELRSIQRKIGTTTIMVTHDQSEALSISDRVVVMEAGRITQVDTPYRAYERPETPFVSQFIGKANMLAGRVAARDAEHLHIDLGAQLTQRAALTDLSPRDRGMAVGDAITMCLRPEKVRLCAPSAGRLPATVTSRFFLGSQWLYRVDSALGEVLVCCQNEGGEPLNEGSPVGLDWHAEAVRFVAAGACANG, from the coding sequence ATGTCTTTTCTGACTTTGACGGATGTTTCCAAGACGTTCGGCGAGTTGAATGCCGTCTCGAACGTCAATCTCTCGGTGGAGAAGGGCGAGTTCGTCTCGTTGCTCGGCCCGTCGGGCTGCGGTAAGACCACCACGTTGCAGATGATCGCGGGCTTCGTTGAAGCCACCACCGGGCGCATCACGCTCGACGGTCGCGACATCACGAACATGCGCCCGAACAAGCGCGGTCTGGGCATTGTGTTCCAGAGCTACGCGCTGTTTCCGCATATGACGGTGGCGGACAATGTCGGCTTCGGTCTGGAGATGCGCGGCGTCGACAAGGCAGAACGTCAGGACCGTATCCGCGAGGCGCTCGCGCTCGTGCGACTCGACGCCCTCGGCCATCGCTATCCGCGCGAACTCTCGGGCGGTCAGCGCCAGCGCGTGGCCATTGCGCGCGCCGTGGTAATCGCACCGCCGGTGCTGCTGCTCGACGAACCGATGTCAAACCTCGACGCCAAATTGCGCGAGGACATGCAGTTCGAACTGCGTTCGATTCAGCGCAAGATCGGCACGACCACGATCATGGTCACGCACGATCAGTCCGAAGCGCTGTCGATCAGCGACCGCGTCGTGGTCATGGAGGCCGGCCGTATTACGCAGGTCGACACGCCTTATCGTGCGTACGAGCGTCCGGAAACACCGTTCGTCTCGCAGTTCATCGGCAAGGCCAACATGCTGGCCGGCCGGGTGGCCGCGCGCGACGCAGAGCATCTGCATATCGATCTGGGCGCGCAATTGACCCAGCGCGCCGCGCTTACGGATCTCTCGCCGCGCGATCGCGGCATGGCGGTCGGCGACGCCATCACCATGTGTCTGCGCCCTGAAAAGGTCCGTCTGTGCGCGCCGTCCGCGGGTCGTCTGCCGGCGACCGTGACGAGCCGCTTCTTCCTCGGCAGCCAGTGGCTGTACCGTGTGGACAGCGCGCTCGGCGAGGTGCTCGTGTGTTGTCAGAACGAAGGCGGCGAGCCGCTCAACGAAGGCTCGCCGGTGGGCCTCGACTGGCATGCGGAAGCGGTGCGCTTCGTTGCCGCGGGAGCTTGCGCCAATGGCTGA
- a CDS encoding ABC transporter permease yields MAETLQVPRTGAAPAARAPWQAYAPMWVMSAPAMLLFVALVLIPLLMTLALTFYQFDPASGPIAAFQFENYKEVLFDAYFHTIFLRTFGISLTVTAICAVVGTFEAYVLSRMGDPWRSLFLLVILSPLLVSIVVRAFGWSMLLSSGGLINQAFELVGMGPYKMEYTNFAIVVALAHVMLPFMVIPVWTSLQRLDPQTENAALSLMASPATTLRRIVLPQLVPGILSGSLMVFGLSASAFAIPSLLGGRRLKVAATAVYDQFLSSLNWPLGATIAVLLLVANLIVMLTYYRVLDRRYSRSMG; encoded by the coding sequence ATGGCTGAGACGCTTCAAGTCCCGCGTACCGGCGCCGCACCGGCGGCGCGCGCGCCGTGGCAGGCCTATGCGCCGATGTGGGTGATGAGCGCGCCGGCCATGCTGCTGTTCGTGGCGCTGGTGCTCATTCCGTTGCTCATGACGCTCGCGCTCACGTTCTATCAGTTCGACCCGGCGAGCGGTCCCATTGCCGCATTCCAGTTCGAGAACTACAAGGAAGTGCTGTTCGACGCGTACTTCCACACGATCTTCCTGCGCACGTTCGGCATCTCGCTCACCGTCACGGCGATCTGCGCTGTCGTGGGGACGTTCGAAGCCTACGTACTCTCGCGCATGGGCGATCCGTGGCGCTCGCTCTTTCTACTGGTGATTCTCTCGCCGCTGCTCGTGTCGATCGTGGTGCGCGCGTTCGGCTGGAGCATGTTGCTGAGTTCGGGCGGCCTGATCAATCAGGCGTTCGAACTGGTCGGCATGGGGCCGTACAAGATGGAGTACACGAACTTCGCCATCGTGGTGGCGCTCGCGCACGTGATGCTGCCGTTCATGGTGATTCCGGTATGGACGTCGCTGCAACGCCTCGATCCGCAAACGGAGAATGCCGCGCTCTCGCTCATGGCCTCGCCCGCGACCACACTGCGCCGTATCGTGCTGCCGCAACTCGTGCCGGGGATTCTGTCGGGCAGCCTGATGGTCTTCGGCCTGTCGGCCAGCGCCTTCGCCATTCCGAGCCTGCTGGGCGGACGCCGTTTGAAGGTCGCGGCCACGGCCGTGTACGACCAGTTCCTCAGTTCGCTGAACTGGCCGCTGGGCGCCACCATCGCCGTGCTGTTGCTCGTGGCGAATCTGATCGTGATGCTCACGTACTACCGTGTGCTCGATCGCCGTTATTCGCGAAGCATGGGCTAA
- a CDS encoding sensor domain-containing diguanylate cyclase: MTTRLSVSRLRNWAGKRLRALFARFAGHPSTIGFAGTAIAVAILMGVTWLLRADRQTRYLHALERAQSVASVVAASLGGNIAVYDALLKEMVREAEDPVTPLFPERVRDRVRFGQTLSRDFLDDAYVVDRQGRIAAPLNQPPGAPVSVADRDYFRSHESSPSLGLYISQPYASRTHGGALSVALTRRIAAPDHSFAGVAVLALRLDHLSTLVNDVDSADLRSIDIVEEKGTVLACDPCADSRPGMLVTLPGNAARNGDLATALSFPEGVSAMDYRSVRVPGASMYVVVTPSNEVLMREWRRHTLLFGVIAVMCAATLVAGAWLLAAAMRTRASAAARLVSLAVTDGLTGLANRHALDTKLAAQWQRAKRSGTPLSILFVDIDHFRHFNDAYGHPAGDDVLRAVAKNISGHLRRDSDMAARYGGEEFAVVLPDTDAQAAAVMAEQVRRDIERLHIDHVGSETGMVTVSVGAATGAADACESAHAIVQAAEAQLFIAKQSGRNRISTTVMRRKTAPAASDAASDPASHGG; the protein is encoded by the coding sequence ATGACCACACGCCTGAGTGTCTCTCGTTTGCGGAATTGGGCAGGAAAAAGACTTCGCGCGCTGTTCGCCAGATTCGCCGGCCATCCATCGACGATCGGCTTCGCCGGCACGGCCATCGCGGTGGCGATACTGATGGGTGTGACGTGGTTGCTGCGCGCCGACCGGCAGACACGTTACCTCCACGCACTGGAGCGTGCGCAAAGCGTGGCGTCGGTGGTGGCGGCAAGTCTTGGCGGCAACATCGCGGTGTACGACGCGCTGCTCAAGGAGATGGTGCGCGAGGCGGAAGATCCGGTCACGCCGCTTTTCCCCGAGCGCGTGCGCGACCGGGTGCGTTTCGGGCAGACCCTGAGCCGCGATTTCCTTGACGACGCCTACGTCGTCGACAGGCAAGGGCGCATTGCCGCACCCCTGAATCAACCGCCGGGCGCGCCGGTGAGTGTCGCCGACCGGGACTACTTCCGTTCGCACGAATCGAGCCCGTCGCTGGGACTGTATATCTCGCAACCCTATGCTTCGCGCACTCACGGCGGGGCGCTCTCGGTGGCGCTCACGCGCCGCATCGCCGCCCCCGATCATTCGTTCGCCGGCGTGGCCGTGCTTGCGTTGCGGCTCGACCATCTGAGCACGCTCGTCAACGACGTGGATTCGGCCGATCTGCGATCCATCGACATCGTGGAAGAGAAGGGCACGGTGCTCGCCTGCGACCCGTGCGCGGACTCGCGCCCGGGCATGCTCGTGACGTTGCCGGGCAATGCCGCCCGCAACGGCGATCTGGCCACGGCGCTGTCGTTTCCCGAGGGCGTAAGCGCGATGGACTATCGGTCGGTGCGGGTGCCGGGGGCGTCGATGTACGTCGTGGTGACGCCGTCGAACGAAGTGCTCATGCGCGAATGGCGACGGCATACGTTGCTCTTTGGCGTGATTGCTGTCATGTGCGCGGCAACCCTCGTTGCCGGCGCCTGGTTGCTGGCTGCGGCGATGCGCACGCGCGCGAGTGCCGCGGCGCGGCTCGTGAGCCTGGCCGTGACCGATGGCCTCACCGGCCTGGCCAATCGCCACGCACTGGACACCAAACTCGCCGCCCAATGGCAGCGGGCGAAACGTTCGGGCACGCCGCTGTCGATCCTGTTCGTGGACATCGACCATTTCAGGCATTTCAACGACGCGTACGGCCATCCGGCCGGCGACGATGTGCTGCGCGCGGTCGCCAAGAACATTAGCGGACACCTCAGGCGCGACAGCGACATGGCGGCTCGCTACGGCGGCGAGGAGTTCGCGGTGGTGTTGCCCGACACCGATGCGCAGGCGGCTGCCGTCATGGCCGAGCAGGTCCGTCGCGACATCGAACGTCTGCACATCGACCATGTGGGTAGCGAGACGGGCATGGTCACGGTGAGCGTGGGCGCGGCAACGGGTGCCGCCGACGCGTGCGAGAGCGCGCACGCCATTGTGCAAGCGGCCGAAGCGCAACTGTTCATCGCCAAGCAAAGCGGACGTAATCGCATCAGCACGACCGTGATGCGCCGCAAGACCGCGCCCGCGGCGTCCGATGCGGCGTCGGACCCGGCATCGCACGGGGGATAG
- a CDS encoding NAD(P)/FAD-dependent oxidoreductase yields the protein MIERAGPPPARQGADFTDAVIVGAGPAGIRAAQTLVAAGLRPIVLDENPRWGGQIYRQPPAHAGFTRSKQTLYGFEAAKAEAVHNAMSSLLPHVDYRPETLVWACDPRRLHTMHEGRETPVPFSHLIIASGATDRVLPLPGWTLPGVYTLGGAQVALKAQGCAIGERVVFAGTGPLLYLVAYQYAKAGANVAAVLDTSAFAAQARATPRLLSQPSTFAKGVYYVGWLRAHGVRVEHGVTLDSIEGAEAGDDIDGAAGVRAIRWLRDGREHSLECSAVGLGYGLRPETQLADLAGCRFVFDELNRCWLPARDAAGRTSCSGIYLAGDGAGIAGADAAELAGRRAALALLEDLGVAAPSMPDMPDAASIERKLAGIRRFREGIEQAFALPEAPAARWPDDMLVCRCEEISARTLRECVRVDGVSEINRLKALTRVGMGRCQGRMCGEAACHVLAEASGQALAQVGRLRAQAPIKPIPIAPMLFDENVATIPEEARDE from the coding sequence ATGATTGAGCGCGCCGGACCTCCGCCCGCGCGGCAGGGTGCCGACTTCACCGATGCTGTCATCGTCGGCGCGGGGCCGGCGGGGATACGCGCGGCGCAAACGCTGGTGGCGGCGGGCTTGCGGCCGATCGTGCTCGACGAGAACCCGCGCTGGGGCGGCCAGATCTATCGTCAGCCGCCGGCACACGCCGGTTTCACGCGCAGCAAGCAGACGCTGTACGGCTTCGAAGCCGCAAAGGCCGAGGCCGTTCACAATGCGATGTCGTCGCTGTTGCCGCATGTCGACTATCGTCCCGAGACGCTGGTCTGGGCATGCGATCCGCGGCGGCTCCACACGATGCATGAGGGCCGTGAAACGCCGGTGCCGTTCAGCCATCTGATTATCGCGAGCGGTGCCACCGACCGCGTGCTGCCCTTGCCGGGATGGACCTTGCCGGGCGTGTATACCCTCGGCGGTGCGCAAGTTGCGCTCAAGGCGCAGGGCTGCGCAATCGGCGAGCGCGTCGTGTTCGCGGGCACCGGGCCGTTGCTGTATCTCGTGGCTTATCAGTATGCGAAGGCGGGGGCGAACGTCGCCGCCGTGCTCGACACCAGCGCGTTCGCCGCGCAGGCCAGGGCCACGCCCCGTTTGCTGAGTCAGCCGTCCACGTTCGCCAAGGGCGTCTACTACGTGGGATGGCTGCGCGCGCACGGCGTGCGCGTCGAACACGGCGTGACGCTCGACAGTATCGAGGGTGCCGAGGCGGGCGACGATATCGATGGCGCAGCCGGTGTGCGAGCGATTCGCTGGCTGCGCGACGGCCGCGAGCATTCGCTCGAATGCAGCGCCGTTGGTCTGGGGTATGGCCTGCGCCCGGAAACGCAACTGGCCGATCTCGCCGGTTGCCGCTTCGTGTTCGACGAACTGAACCGTTGCTGGCTCCCGGCGCGCGACGCGGCCGGGCGCACTTCGTGCTCGGGCATCTATCTGGCGGGCGACGGTGCGGGGATCGCCGGCGCAGACGCTGCCGAACTCGCGGGGCGCCGCGCCGCGCTCGCGCTGCTCGAAGACCTTGGCGTTGCAGCGCCGTCCATGCCGGACATGCCCGATGCCGCGAGCATCGAGCGCAAGCTCGCCGGCATTCGCCGCTTTCGCGAAGGCATCGAGCAGGCGTTCGCGCTGCCCGAAGCGCCTGCGGCACGGTGGCCGGACGACATGCTCGTATGCCGGTGCGAAGAGATCAGCGCGCGCACGCTGCGCGAATGTGTGCGTGTGGACGGCGTGAGCGAAATCAACCGTCTCAAGGCCCTCACCCGTGTCGGGATGGGGCGCTGCCAGGGGCGGATGTGCGGCGAAGCGGCCTGCCACGTGCTCGCCGAGGCGAGTGGGCAGGCACTCGCGCAAGTGGGGCGTTTGCGTGCACAGGCACCCATCAAACCGATTCCGATTGCCCCGATGCTGTTCGACGAGAACGTTGCGACCATTCCCGAAGAGGCGCGCGATGAGTGA
- a CDS encoding NAD(P)/FAD-dependent oxidoreductase produces the protein MSELRGTLHYDVAIAGGGLVGASAARALAERGLKVALFERRYCGAQASGVNYGGVRCQGRPEEQLPLAMRARRVWDRLPALIGIDGEFIPSGHLRLARRESDLEPLDAWAAMAANYGLTSTVIRGAEFRRRFPWLGEGAVGGSLCMSDGHANPRLVSPAFARAARALGADVRERTPITSVAHDGVRFQLTAQPEQGETLHVSCDWLLNTAGAWANHIAGTFGERVPMHAIYPNMWVTEPLPKFVGHSLGVYGGGVYARQVERGNCVIGGGRGTGDGEYAQPSADTTRAVMREACALLPALRNALLIRTWSGVEGETPDDNPVIGMSRTTARLVHAFGFSGGGFLLAPGVGEVLADLVTHGETITPIDAFAVDRFAHRPHSACVTQQHS, from the coding sequence ATGAGTGAACTGCGCGGGACCTTGCATTACGACGTGGCGATCGCCGGCGGTGGACTGGTTGGCGCCTCGGCTGCACGCGCGCTGGCCGAGCGCGGCCTGAAGGTGGCGCTGTTCGAGCGCCGCTACTGCGGTGCGCAGGCCAGCGGCGTGAATTACGGCGGTGTGCGGTGTCAGGGCCGCCCCGAAGAGCAATTGCCGCTCGCGATGCGTGCGCGTCGCGTCTGGGATCGTCTGCCGGCGTTGATCGGCATCGATGGCGAATTCATCCCCTCGGGCCATCTGCGTCTCGCGCGCCGCGAGAGCGATCTCGAACCGCTCGATGCATGGGCGGCGATGGCGGCGAACTATGGGCTCACGTCCACCGTGATTCGCGGGGCGGAATTCCGCCGGCGTTTCCCGTGGCTCGGTGAGGGCGCCGTCGGCGGCTCGCTGTGCATGAGCGACGGCCATGCGAATCCGCGCCTGGTGTCGCCCGCCTTTGCGCGCGCCGCGCGCGCCCTCGGTGCGGACGTTCGCGAACGCACCCCGATTACCTCGGTAGCGCATGACGGCGTGCGCTTTCAACTGACGGCGCAGCCCGAGCAGGGCGAGACCCTGCATGTGAGCTGCGACTGGCTGCTCAATACCGCCGGCGCATGGGCCAATCACATCGCCGGCACGTTCGGAGAGCGCGTGCCGATGCATGCCATCTACCCGAACATGTGGGTGACGGAGCCGTTGCCGAAGTTCGTCGGTCACAGCCTTGGCGTGTACGGCGGCGGCGTTTATGCGCGGCAAGTCGAGCGCGGCAACTGCGTGATCGGCGGTGGACGCGGTACCGGCGACGGCGAGTATGCCCAGCCGTCGGCCGACACCACGCGCGCCGTCATGCGCGAGGCTTGCGCCTTGCTCCCGGCGCTGCGCAATGCGTTGCTCATTCGTACGTGGAGCGGCGTGGAAGGCGAGACCCCGGACGACAATCCCGTCATCGGCATGAGTCGCACGACTGCGCGTCTGGTACACGCCTTCGGCTTCTCCGGCGGCGGCTTTCTGCTCGCACCCGGTGTCGGCGAAGTGCTGGCCGATCTCGTCACCCACGGCGAGACCATCACGCCGATCGATGCATTTGCCGTCGACCGGTTCGCGCATCGCCCCCATTCGGCGTGCGTTACCCAACAACATTCCTAA
- a CDS encoding ABC transporter substrate-binding protein, which yields MKLSHKVVMCAAALALGAGSEAWSQSKTLYIGMNGGPMEKAYTSQVFPEFEKANNVKVVVVPGTSSDVLAKLLANRNSPQMHVVFLDDGVMARAIGMGVCQKLDDSPVLKELMPSARVKDDMGAGVQLGMTGIGYNTKLFKEKGWAAPTSWTDFADPKYKGKVVFQSASSSTFGLHGFLALNRIWGGSETNVEPGFTKWASTVGPNVVEYIPNSAKLSEMIQTGEAAIFPLTPTAVSDLQDKGIQVGYVAPKEGAVQLLVDLCVVKNSPDNAMAQKLAQFLLSARGQTLAAAAGAYIPTNPQATIPPTMQKRLGKLDDLTKNIKTVDWDAINQRRAQWDQRWNRQIEQ from the coding sequence ATGAAGCTATCCCATAAGGTCGTCATGTGCGCTGCGGCGCTGGCATTGGGCGCAGGCAGCGAGGCCTGGTCGCAGTCCAAAACGCTCTACATCGGCATGAATGGCGGCCCGATGGAAAAGGCTTACACGAGCCAGGTTTTCCCGGAGTTCGAGAAGGCCAACAACGTGAAGGTCGTGGTGGTGCCGGGCACGTCTTCGGACGTGCTCGCCAAGCTGCTTGCCAACCGCAATAGCCCGCAGATGCATGTCGTGTTCCTGGACGACGGCGTCATGGCGCGTGCCATCGGCATGGGCGTTTGCCAGAAGCTCGACGACTCGCCCGTGCTCAAGGAACTGATGCCGTCCGCGCGCGTGAAGGACGACATGGGCGCCGGCGTTCAACTCGGCATGACCGGTATTGGCTACAACACCAAGTTGTTCAAGGAAAAGGGCTGGGCGGCGCCGACCTCGTGGACCGATTTCGCCGATCCGAAGTACAAGGGCAAGGTGGTGTTCCAGTCGGCATCGAGCAGCACCTTCGGCCTGCATGGCTTTCTCGCACTGAACCGTATTTGGGGCGGCAGCGAGACCAACGTCGAACCGGGCTTCACCAAGTGGGCGTCGACAGTCGGCCCGAACGTCGTCGAGTACATTCCGAACTCGGCCAAGCTCTCGGAGATGATCCAGACCGGTGAAGCCGCGATCTTCCCGCTGACCCCGACGGCCGTGAGCGACCTTCAGGACAAGGGCATTCAGGTCGGCTACGTCGCACCGAAGGAAGGCGCGGTGCAGTTGCTTGTCGATCTGTGCGTCGTGAAGAACAGCCCGGACAACGCGATGGCGCAAAAGCTCGCGCAGTTCCTCCTGTCGGCCAGGGGCCAGACACTGGCCGCCGCCGCCGGCGCCTACATCCCGACGAACCCGCAGGCGACGATTCCGCCGACGATGCAAAAACGTCTCGGCAAACTCGACGACCTGACCAAGAACATCAAGACGGTGGACTGGGACGCCATCAATCAGCGTCGCGCCCAGTGGGATCAGCGCTGGAATCGCCAGATCGAGCAGTAA
- a CDS encoding BLUF domain-containing protein, with product MIECYAYISRALPDLDPVALSKIIVHSRGFNDAHGVTGVLLYDGSAFYQYIEGPADALADARQRIEASRHHGAIQVLLDGTPHRPGAFPRWSLGYLMLDEPAHALHAFVMPANHAQLVGAFHLLAAQADVM from the coding sequence ATGATCGAGTGTTACGCGTACATCAGCCGCGCCTTGCCGGACCTCGATCCGGTCGCGCTATCGAAAATCATCGTCCACTCGCGCGGGTTCAACGATGCCCATGGGGTGACGGGCGTACTGCTCTATGACGGCAGCGCTTTCTATCAGTACATCGAAGGGCCCGCCGACGCGCTGGCGGACGCCCGTCAGCGTATCGAAGCCTCGCGCCACCACGGCGCCATTCAGGTGTTGCTCGACGGCACGCCCCACCGTCCCGGCGCCTTCCCGAGGTGGAGCCTCGGTTATCTGATGCTGGACGAACCGGCCCATGCACTGCACGCGTTCGTCATGCCGGCGAACCACGCGCAACTCGTCGGCGCGTTCCACCTCCTCGCCGCGCAGGCGGACGTGATGTAG